A stretch of Novipirellula artificiosorum DNA encodes these proteins:
- a CDS encoding AAA family ATPase, which produces MNDEPFDPLSITNKDELKRLLAELAQRMNNVFHLEEMIDHLSRRVLGQDDTVRSVARFVRQGLAVERRDKPVATLLFVGPPATGKTEMAKAMAEFLFGDEKRMLRFNCADFKDPHSASRLVGPPPGYVGADKGGQLTRPMMSNKRQLILFDELEKAHADVLTSLLSIMGEGHLDEQGSGNRVDFTEAIIVMTSNESFEAIANVDSEIGEEAKRDNAVREILKRSPKFTPEFVSRIDGILVFRPLDQDSKLQVIAIQISATANAYGLNLCCLAPSIIVDLFAQSEATSDTRDMRNKIIALLADVFIEARQERGLTNIRVDVDESGKPVVSPFEES; this is translated from the coding sequence ATGAATGATGAACCTTTTGATCCCTTATCCATCACAAATAAAGACGAATTAAAACGACTTCTAGCTGAACTGGCTCAGAGAATGAATAATGTCTTTCATCTTGAAGAAATGATTGACCATCTGAGTCGGCGAGTGCTCGGTCAAGACGACACTGTTCGATCAGTGGCAAGGTTCGTGCGTCAAGGGTTGGCGGTAGAAAGGCGAGATAAGCCTGTCGCGACACTCCTGTTCGTCGGTCCCCCGGCGACCGGCAAAACGGAGATGGCAAAAGCAATGGCCGAATTTTTGTTCGGCGACGAGAAGCGAATGCTCCGCTTTAATTGTGCGGATTTCAAGGACCCGCATAGTGCGTCAAGACTCGTCGGGCCTCCACCGGGCTACGTTGGCGCAGATAAAGGGGGGCAATTGACTCGTCCCATGATGAGCAACAAACGTCAGTTAATTCTATTTGATGAGTTGGAAAAAGCTCATGCCGATGTGCTCACCTCATTGCTATCCATTATGGGAGAGGGGCATCTTGACGAACAAGGATCTGGCAATCGGGTAGACTTTACCGAGGCGATTATCGTAATGACGAGCAATGAGTCGTTTGAGGCGATCGCCAATGTAGATAGTGAAATCGGGGAAGAGGCAAAACGAGACAATGCAGTTCGGGAAATCTTAAAACGATCGCCGAAATTCACCCCTGAATTTGTCAGCCGAATTGACGGAATTCTTGTGTTCCGTCCGTTGGATCAAGATTCGAAGCTGCAAGTCATCGCCATACAGATCAGTGCTACAGCGAATGCCTATGGGCTGAACTTGTGCTGCCTCGCTCCCAGCATCATCGTCGATCTGTTTGCGCAATCTGAAGCGACTAGTGACACTCGCGATATGAGGAACAAGATCATCGCATTGTTGGCCGACGTGTTTATTGAGGCACGCCAAGAACGTGGTTTGACGAACATTCGTGTCGATGTCGATGAATCGGGCAAACCTGTTGTCAGCCCCTTCGAGGAGAGCTGA